A single region of the Mycobacterium lentiflavum genome encodes:
- a CDS encoding cytochrome P450, with product MTGLLHAPVDKARERLSSVILVPAPRRVEDDWRELSRRWPVRDLAAPPAGSGLKPVPGDPGLPFVGHTLDYIRFGSELGRERYARLGPVTWMGAFGTKMVVIAGPEATQQALTSNAKAFSQDGWSFLIDAFFHRGLMLMSFDEHRMHRRIMQEAFTRPRLAGYVKQVAPCVRATVPAWPTGPSTRLYRLLKNLTLDVATDVFMGGRGKDESDAVNRAFIATVRAASAIVRAPLPGTRYRAGIRGRRVLEDYFTRHLPQARSGGSDDLFTALCQARTEDGEQFTDADVINHMIFLMMAAHDTSTITTTAVAYFLAKHPDWQDRVRAQSDVFGDKVLDIDDLEGLTDLDLVIKESLRLLAPVPLVMRKTVEDTAIAGYYIPAGTLVAITPAVNHYVTDVWTEPDRFDPLRFDSQRREDNAHRFAWIPFGGGAHKCIGMHFGMLEVKAILHQMLRTYTWSVRPDYTARWDNTSLPIPVDGLPVDLRRR from the coding sequence ATGACTGGGTTGTTGCACGCTCCGGTCGATAAGGCCCGCGAGCGCTTGTCGTCGGTGATTTTGGTTCCGGCCCCCCGCCGCGTCGAGGACGACTGGCGAGAGCTGAGCCGGCGGTGGCCGGTGCGCGATTTGGCGGCTCCACCGGCTGGCAGCGGTCTCAAGCCGGTTCCTGGTGACCCTGGGCTGCCTTTCGTTGGGCACACCTTGGACTACATCCGCTTTGGTTCCGAACTCGGCCGCGAACGCTATGCACGGCTTGGGCCGGTGACCTGGATGGGAGCTTTCGGCACCAAGATGGTGGTTATCGCCGGACCGGAGGCCACCCAACAGGCGCTGACCAGTAACGCAAAGGCGTTCTCGCAAGACGGCTGGAGCTTCCTCATCGATGCGTTTTTTCATCGCGGACTGATGTTGATGAGCTTCGATGAACACCGGATGCACCGGCGCATCATGCAGGAGGCGTTCACCCGGCCCCGGCTGGCCGGATACGTCAAACAGGTCGCCCCGTGCGTGCGCGCCACCGTTCCGGCCTGGCCGACCGGGCCATCGACTCGCCTGTATCGCCTGCTGAAGAACCTGACACTCGACGTCGCCACCGATGTGTTCATGGGCGGCCGCGGCAAGGACGAAAGCGATGCGGTCAATCGGGCTTTCATCGCGACCGTCCGCGCTGCTAGCGCCATCGTCCGCGCGCCGCTGCCCGGCACCCGGTATCGGGCCGGGATCCGTGGTCGACGGGTTCTGGAAGATTATTTCACCCGTCACCTGCCGCAGGCTCGCTCCGGAGGCAGCGACGACTTGTTCACCGCGCTGTGTCAGGCCCGCACAGAAGACGGCGAACAGTTCACCGACGCCGACGTCATCAACCACATGATCTTTTTGATGATGGCTGCCCACGACACCTCGACCATCACCACCACCGCCGTCGCCTACTTTTTGGCCAAACATCCCGATTGGCAGGACCGGGTGCGCGCCCAATCCGACGTCTTCGGCGACAAGGTTCTCGATATCGACGATTTGGAGGGCTTGACCGACCTCGACCTCGTCATCAAGGAGTCGCTGCGCCTTCTCGCCCCGGTGCCCCTGGTGATGCGAAAAACCGTCGAAGACACCGCCATTGCCGGCTACTACATCCCGGCCGGCACCCTGGTGGCCATCACTCCGGCGGTCAACCACTACGTCACCGACGTCTGGACCGAGCCCGACCGCTTCGATCCCCTGCGCTTCGACTCACAGCGGCGCGAGGACAACGCGCACCGTTTCGCCTGGATCCCCTTCGGCGGAGGCGCCCACAAGTGCATCGGGATGCATTTCGGCATGCTCGAAGTCAAGGCCATCTTGCACCAGATGCTGCGCACCTACACCTGGAGTGTGCGGCCCGACTACACCGCCAGGTGGGACAACACCTCGCTGCCCATCCCCGTCGACGGCCTTCCCGTCGACTTGCGCAGGCGATGA
- a CDS encoding TetR/AcrR family transcriptional regulator has protein sequence MREQVLDAARALTIEKGWERVRVSEVAELVGVSRPTLYKEFTDKKGLGDALIVREGEQFLDGVRAVLEEHARDAGAGIMAAVRYTLDEAESSPLLKAVLTSNRGTDAGPGSPDTGVLPLLPTSASLLELSSATMIKWFIGHFPGLDAQDVRDVVDALVRLTVSHLVLPTDDAAATAGRISQVALRYLRLDHPSVTD, from the coding sequence ATGCGCGAACAAGTGTTGGACGCTGCGCGGGCCCTGACGATCGAGAAGGGCTGGGAGCGAGTACGGGTGAGTGAAGTCGCCGAGCTGGTGGGTGTCTCTCGTCCGACGCTGTACAAGGAGTTCACCGACAAGAAAGGACTCGGCGACGCGCTGATCGTCCGCGAAGGCGAGCAATTCTTGGATGGCGTTCGCGCGGTGCTCGAAGAGCATGCCCGCGACGCCGGTGCAGGCATCATGGCCGCCGTCCGCTACACCCTGGACGAGGCGGAGTCCAGCCCGTTGCTGAAAGCGGTACTGACCTCCAACCGGGGGACCGACGCCGGGCCCGGGTCGCCCGACACCGGGGTGTTGCCGCTGCTGCCGACATCGGCGTCGCTGCTCGAGTTGTCCTCGGCAACGATGATCAAGTGGTTCATCGGCCATTTCCCGGGGCTCGACGCCCAGGATGTACGGGATGTCGTCGACGCCTTGGTCCGGCTGACCGTCAGCCACCTGGTATTGCCCACTGACGACGCCGCAGCCACAGCGGGGCGTATTTCGCAGGTCGCGTTGCGGTATCTGCGACTGGACCACCCATCTGTGACAGATTGA
- a CDS encoding RND family transporter — MTVGSTESATALLSRPAPPAGFVGSREYSLRLASLAGFAVRHKALVIGSWVLVAVLLAVLFPQLETVVRKQSVNLLPRDVPSLQTVDRMSAAFGEQGSKTVVFVAMEDPAGLTASARQRYDQLLARLRADTGHVLLVKDLLADPVTASQAVSRDGKAWYLPVGVAGTLGDPTAAASVQAVRALVAEVFAGSSTTAYVTGPPTTFSDMIASAEHDLLLISIATAGLIALILLIVYRSVFTALLPLLVIGTSLAVGRGVLSALGEIGMPVSQFTVAFMTAILLGAGTDYTVFLISRYHEQRRAQVPADQAVIHATASIGRVILASAATVAFAFLTMVFARLSVFAALGPACAVAVLVGFAATITLLPPVLSLAAKRGIGEPKSDRTRRYWNSVAVAVVRRPVPLLITSLVILLALTAVAATMKISYDDRKGQPAGTASNQGYRLLDRHFRKDSIVTEFLVVENPTDMRTAKGLADLDEMASRIAQIPGVTKVSGVTRPTGTRLEQAQLSWQNAQIGDKMARAVADGNTRKDDLTKLTNGASQLAEGLAQLDTTLRTALTPLTGILTQAQSAATQAQQLRPLLQQLSATAPAVDQAIQSGPGLRPLADQAQNAIAVLDPLAGALNSSPWCATTPQCTQIRDQVQILVSLRDNGFFTEVADLGDRYNPATNATVTGTLTNVQSAVGALDKAFGTLGDPADLAGNIRRLSDGVGQLASGAQALATGVHTLADSNIDMLYGMSQIAIQLQNSARASARSDSSSGFYLPGNVFENRQFADVAKQFVSPDGKTARFAIESNFDPYSAEAIHLAHQITDIANAARPNTALAHATMSVAGFPAVNSDIQRLLRADFAQLAIATLLIVGLILVLLLRAVLAPLYLLGTVVLNYLAALGIGVLLFQWELGYPIAWPVPLVAFIILVAVGADYNMLLVSRLREESGRNIRVGVLRTVANTGSVITSAGLIFAASMFGLMVGSVAIMVQAGFIIGCGLLLDTFLVRTLTVPAIATLLRQASWWPNTPPSTTPPHPPGHRPR, encoded by the coding sequence GTGACCGTCGGTTCCACAGAAAGTGCGACTGCACTCCTTTCCCGACCCGCCCCACCGGCCGGTTTCGTGGGATCACGCGAATACAGCCTGCGGTTGGCGAGCCTGGCTGGATTCGCCGTCAGGCACAAGGCGCTGGTGATCGGATCCTGGGTGCTGGTCGCCGTGCTGCTGGCCGTGCTGTTTCCCCAGCTGGAGACGGTGGTGCGCAAGCAGTCGGTGAACCTTCTCCCGCGAGATGTTCCGTCGTTGCAAACAGTGGACCGGATGAGCGCGGCCTTCGGTGAACAGGGTTCCAAGACGGTGGTGTTCGTCGCGATGGAAGACCCCGCCGGGTTGACTGCCTCGGCGCGGCAGCGCTACGACCAGCTGCTGGCGCGGCTGCGCGCCGACACCGGCCATGTCTTGCTGGTGAAAGACTTGCTGGCCGATCCGGTCACCGCGTCCCAGGCAGTCAGCCGCGACGGCAAGGCGTGGTACCTGCCGGTGGGTGTGGCCGGCACGTTGGGCGATCCCACCGCGGCCGCATCGGTGCAGGCGGTGCGCGCCCTCGTCGCAGAGGTGTTCGCCGGCTCGTCGACCACCGCGTACGTGACGGGCCCGCCGACGACGTTCAGTGACATGATCGCCTCTGCCGAACACGATCTACTGCTGATCTCGATCGCAACGGCCGGGCTGATCGCGTTGATCCTGCTGATCGTCTACCGGTCGGTGTTCACCGCGCTGCTGCCGCTGTTGGTGATCGGGACAAGCCTGGCCGTGGGGCGCGGTGTACTGTCCGCGCTCGGCGAAATCGGCATGCCTGTCTCCCAGTTCACTGTGGCGTTTATGACCGCGATCCTGCTCGGCGCGGGCACCGACTACACGGTGTTTTTGATCAGCCGATACCACGAGCAGCGCCGCGCCCAGGTTCCCGCCGATCAAGCCGTCATCCACGCCACCGCCAGCATCGGCCGGGTGATCCTGGCCTCGGCGGCCACCGTGGCGTTCGCCTTCTTGACCATGGTGTTCGCCCGCCTGAGCGTGTTCGCCGCCCTCGGTCCGGCCTGCGCGGTCGCCGTGCTGGTCGGGTTCGCAGCCACCATCACGCTGCTGCCACCGGTGCTGTCACTGGCCGCTAAAAGAGGCATCGGCGAACCCAAATCTGACCGCACCCGGCGCTACTGGAACAGCGTCGCAGTCGCGGTGGTCCGCCGGCCGGTACCGCTGTTGATCACCAGCCTGGTCATCCTGCTGGCCCTGACCGCGGTCGCGGCGACCATGAAGATCAGCTACGACGACCGCAAAGGCCAGCCGGCCGGCACCGCCAGCAACCAGGGCTACCGCCTGCTGGACCGCCACTTCCGCAAAGACAGCATCGTCACCGAATTCCTGGTCGTGGAAAACCCGACCGACATGCGCACCGCAAAGGGGCTGGCCGACCTCGACGAAATGGCCTCCCGCATCGCGCAAATCCCCGGCGTCACCAAAGTATCCGGAGTCACCCGCCCCACCGGAACCCGCCTCGAACAAGCCCAACTCTCATGGCAAAACGCTCAGATCGGCGACAAGATGGCCCGCGCCGTCGCCGACGGCAACACCCGAAAAGACGACCTCACCAAACTCACCAACGGCGCCAGCCAACTCGCGGAGGGCCTGGCCCAACTCGACACCACCCTGCGCACCGCCCTGACTCCGCTAACCGGAATACTCACCCAGGCCCAGTCTGCCGCCACCCAGGCCCAGCAGTTGCGGCCTTTGCTGCAACAGCTTTCGGCCACCGCCCCCGCCGTCGATCAAGCCATCCAATCCGGCCCCGGGCTGCGCCCGTTGGCCGACCAAGCTCAAAACGCCATCGCCGTCCTCGACCCCCTCGCCGGCGCCCTCAACAGCTCCCCGTGGTGTGCCACCACACCGCAGTGCACCCAGATCCGTGACCAAGTCCAGATTCTGGTGAGCCTGCGTGACAATGGGTTCTTCACCGAGGTCGCCGACCTCGGCGACCGCTACAACCCCGCCACCAACGCCACCGTCACCGGCACCCTCACCAACGTCCAGTCCGCCGTCGGCGCACTGGACAAAGCCTTCGGAACCCTCGGGGACCCCGCCGACCTTGCCGGCAACATACGGCGCCTTTCAGACGGCGTCGGCCAGCTTGCCTCGGGCGCCCAAGCACTGGCGACCGGCGTGCACACCCTGGCCGACAGCAACATCGACATGCTCTACGGGATGAGCCAGATCGCCATCCAGCTGCAAAACTCTGCCCGGGCCAGCGCCCGCTCGGATTCCTCCAGCGGCTTCTACCTACCTGGCAACGTCTTCGAAAACCGCCAATTCGCCGACGTGGCAAAGCAATTTGTCTCCCCAGACGGTAAAACCGCGCGCTTTGCCATCGAATCCAATTTCGACCCCTACAGCGCCGAAGCAATCCACCTCGCCCACCAGATCACCGACATCGCCAACGCCGCCCGGCCCAACACCGCGTTAGCCCACGCCACCATGTCAGTGGCCGGATTCCCCGCCGTCAACTCCGACATCCAACGCCTGCTGCGCGCCGACTTCGCCCAACTGGCCATCGCTACCCTGCTCATCGTCGGGCTCATCCTGGTACTGCTGCTGCGCGCTGTGCTGGCCCCGCTCTACCTGCTGGGCACCGTGGTGCTCAACTACCTCGCCGCACTGGGCATCGGCGTGCTTCTATTCCAATGGGAGCTGGGCTATCCCATCGCCTGGCCGGTGCCCCTGGTGGCGTTCATCATCCTGGTCGCGGTCGGCGCCGACTACAACATGCTTCTCGTGTCGCGGCTGCGTGAAGAATCAGGACGCAATATCCGCGTCGGCGTACTACGTACCGTTGCCAACACCGGCTCGGTCATCACCTCAGCGGGACTCATCTTCGCCGCCAGCATGTTTGGCCTGATGGTCGGCTCGGTGGCCATCATGGTCCAAGCCGGATTCATCATCGGCTGCGGACTGCTGCTCGACACTTTCCTCGTGCGCACCCTCACCGTCCCCGCCATCGCCACACTCCTACGCCAAGCCAGCTGGTGGCCCAACACACCGCCCTCGACCACACCCCCGCACCCGCCCGGCCACCGCCCGCGGTGA
- a CDS encoding IS110 family transposase encodes MDVHREFAQLAVVEDGILRDEGKIGVTPEALRAWASELRPDDEVALEATGNSDAIATLLTPLVARVVVSNPSKTRAIAEAKVKTDKVDARILAQLLAADFLPPVWLPDDRTRSLRRQVMRRAHVVRQRTRLKNQVHAILARNLAPTPPVSDLFGKTGRHWLSRQPLPADERASVQALLRQLDFHAHELALVDRELAQEALTDPMVARLMTIPGVDAIAGISIVAAVGDFSRFDDPDKLVAYIGLNPKVRQSGNSAPVHGRISKAGRAHVRGVLVEAAWSASRAPGPLRAFYQRIKSRRGFQTAIVATARKMTVLAWHLVTKDQDYAFARPGLVTHKRRKLELAAGAPSRRGNYRQPGAAYNSKHRRDEENAVVEQAERAYEVLVAHWQPRKPATNHRSP; translated from the coding sequence ATGGATGTGCACCGCGAGTTCGCGCAGCTGGCGGTGGTCGAGGACGGGATCCTCCGCGACGAAGGCAAGATCGGAGTGACGCCAGAAGCATTGCGGGCGTGGGCGTCTGAACTACGCCCGGATGATGAGGTGGCGTTGGAGGCCACCGGAAACAGCGATGCGATCGCTACTCTGCTCACACCGCTGGTGGCCCGTGTGGTGGTGTCGAACCCGTCGAAGACGCGGGCGATCGCCGAGGCGAAGGTGAAAACCGACAAGGTCGATGCGCGGATCTTGGCGCAGTTGCTGGCAGCGGATTTTCTGCCACCGGTGTGGCTGCCCGACGATCGGACCCGCAGTCTGCGCCGGCAGGTGATGCGTCGTGCTCACGTGGTGCGTCAACGGACTCGGCTGAAGAATCAGGTGCACGCGATCCTGGCCCGTAACCTCGCACCGACGCCGCCGGTGTCGGATTTGTTTGGCAAGACCGGTCGGCACTGGCTCTCGCGTCAGCCGTTACCTGCCGATGAACGCGCCAGCGTGCAGGCGTTGTTGCGTCAGTTGGACTTTCACGCCCATGAACTCGCTTTGGTCGATAGAGAGCTGGCCCAAGAAGCGCTCACCGATCCGATGGTGGCCCGGTTGATGACCATCCCTGGTGTCGATGCGATCGCCGGCATCTCCATTGTGGCCGCGGTCGGCGACTTCTCTCGGTTCGACGATCCCGACAAGTTAGTGGCCTATATCGGGCTCAACCCGAAGGTGCGCCAGTCCGGGAATTCCGCGCCGGTGCACGGTCGGATCAGCAAAGCCGGCCGCGCCCATGTGCGTGGTGTGCTGGTGGAGGCGGCCTGGTCGGCCAGTCGCGCACCAGGGCCCTTGCGTGCGTTCTATCAGCGCATCAAATCCCGACGCGGATTTCAGACCGCGATCGTGGCCACCGCCCGCAAGATGACGGTGCTCGCATGGCATTTGGTGACCAAGGACCAGGACTACGCCTTCGCTCGACCAGGGCTGGTCACCCACAAGCGCCGAAAGCTCGAACTGGCCGCCGGGGCGCCGTCACGCCGCGGCAACTACCGCCAGCCCGGCGCGGCCTATAACAGCAAGCACCGCCGCGACGAAGAGAACGCGGTCGTCGAACAGGCCGAACGTGCCTACGAAGTCCTCGTCGCCCACTGGCAACCCCGCAAACCCGCCACCAATCACCGCTCACCTTGA
- a CDS encoding transposase, translating into MRETGKSIAAVARDLGVHEGTLGNWVARDREAREGRGELTRDDVEELKRLRSENAELRMERDVLKRSVVLWVLSRHRDNTHYAEHRIMPRTPLNRLRGKGSVSMHSA; encoded by the coding sequence GTGCGGGAGACGGGTAAGTCGATCGCCGCGGTGGCGCGGGACCTTGGGGTCCATGAGGGCACTCTGGGCAATTGGGTTGCCCGGGACCGTGAGGCCCGCGAGGGCCGCGGGGAGTTGACCCGCGACGACGTTGAGGAGCTCAAACGCCTGCGCAGCGAGAACGCTGAGCTGCGGATGGAGCGTGATGTCCTCAAGCGATCAGTGGTCCTGTGGGTGTTATCCCGACATCGGGATAACACCCACTATGCCGAGCACCGGATTATGCCGAGGACGCCGCTGAATCGTCTGCGCGGTAAGGGATCTGTGTCCATGCACTCGGCATAA
- a CDS encoding tyrosine-type recombinase/integrase: MTALAPTLQAFFTERLARQKNASPHTVASYRDTLRLLLGFVAERTGTPPARMQIEDLDAPLIGAFLDHLEYQRANSVRSRNTRLAAIHSLFRFAALQHPEHAALIARVLAIPPKRCNRAVVSFLNDQEIDALLAAPDTSRWIGRRDHALLLVAVQTGLRVSELTGLCCGDVHLGAGAHVRCVGKGRKQRCTPLTAETVAVLRGWLAERRGRPEDPLFPTSRGRPLSRDAVALLVTNHAITARQRCPSIDAKTITPHVLRHSTAMTLLRAGVDTSVIALWLGHEKTDTVQIYLHADLRLKERALARTTPVHATPGRYRPPDTLLAFLEAL; encoded by the coding sequence ATGACCGCGCTCGCCCCGACCCTGCAGGCCTTCTTCACCGAACGCCTCGCCCGGCAGAAGAACGCCAGCCCACACACCGTCGCCTCCTACCGCGACACACTGCGGCTGCTGCTCGGTTTCGTCGCGGAGCGCACCGGCACACCGCCGGCCCGAATGCAGATCGAGGACCTCGACGCCCCGCTGATCGGCGCGTTCCTCGACCACCTCGAATACCAGCGCGCCAACAGCGTGCGCAGCCGCAACACCCGCCTGGCCGCGATCCACTCGCTATTCCGATTCGCCGCACTGCAACACCCCGAGCACGCCGCGCTCATCGCTCGGGTGCTGGCCATCCCACCCAAACGCTGCAACCGTGCTGTCGTGTCCTTCCTCAACGACCAGGAAATCGACGCGCTACTCGCCGCTCCGGACACCAGCCGGTGGATAGGCCGTCGCGACCACGCGCTGCTGCTGGTCGCGGTCCAGACCGGGCTGCGGGTCTCCGAGTTGACCGGGCTGTGCTGCGGAGACGTCCATCTCGGAGCGGGGGCCCACGTGCGCTGTGTCGGCAAGGGACGTAAACAGCGCTGCACGCCGCTCACTGCCGAGACGGTCGCGGTGCTGCGGGGCTGGCTGGCCGAACGACGAGGCCGACCCGAGGATCCGTTGTTCCCGACCAGCCGCGGTCGACCGCTCAGTCGTGACGCGGTCGCGCTGCTCGTCACCAACCACGCGATCACGGCGCGGCAGCGCTGCCCCTCCATCGATGCCAAAACGATCACCCCGCACGTCCTGCGCCACTCGACGGCCATGACCCTATTGCGCGCAGGCGTGGACACATCAGTGATCGCGCTCTGGCTCGGCCACGAGAAAACAGACACGGTCCAGATCTATCTGCACGCAGATCTCCGCCTGAAAGAACGCGCCCTCGCTCGCACCACCCCCGTCCATGCGACCCCGGGCCGATACCGACCCCCCGACACCCTGCTCGCGTTCCTCGAGGCGCTTTGA
- a CDS encoding tyrosine-type recombinase/integrase gives MQWATMPPGSSSTWHAQRLSVVRCFARWVQAFDPAVEVPPVDVLPTRTRRATPYLYSDADVAALMAGAGRLRSPLAAATMQTFIGLVFATGLRRGEALSLDRGDFDPATGVLTIREAKFHKPRQLPLHPSTTAALTAYAARRDRLCPHPRTGALLVSTTGARLAATTVSQTFRTLLRENGIGQHCPACRPRIHDARHTFAVNTLLDWYRDDADVQARLPLLSTYLGHTDPRHTYWYLSAAPELLALAADRMQRHAGATS, from the coding sequence GTGCAGTGGGCCACAATGCCGCCGGGTAGCTCCTCAACCTGGCACGCGCAACGGCTGAGCGTGGTGCGCTGTTTCGCCCGCTGGGTGCAGGCCTTCGATCCGGCCGTCGAGGTGCCGCCGGTCGATGTGCTGCCGACCCGCACCAGGCGCGCCACGCCGTATCTGTATTCCGACGCCGATGTCGCCGCCTTGATGGCCGGGGCCGGGCGGCTGCGCTCACCGCTGGCCGCCGCGACGATGCAGACATTCATCGGGCTGGTGTTCGCCACGGGGCTGCGGCGCGGGGAGGCGCTGAGTCTGGACCGCGGCGATTTCGACCCGGCCACCGGCGTGTTGACGATACGTGAGGCGAAATTCCACAAGCCCCGACAACTGCCGTTGCACCCCTCCACCACGGCCGCGCTCACCGCCTACGCAGCGCGCCGGGACCGGCTGTGTCCGCATCCGCGCACGGGCGCGTTGTTGGTGTCCACCACCGGTGCCCGACTGGCGGCCACCACGGTGTCACAGACGTTCCGAACGCTGTTGCGCGAGAACGGGATCGGGCAACACTGCCCGGCATGTCGCCCGCGCATTCACGACGCCCGGCACACCTTCGCGGTAAACACTTTGCTCGACTGGTATCGCGATGATGCCGACGTGCAGGCACGGCTGCCGCTGCTGTCTACCTACCTCGGCCACACCGACCCACGGCACACCTACTGGTACCTCTCGGCCGCGCCAGAACTGCTCGCCCTCGCCGCCGACCGGATGCAGCGCCACGCCGGAGCGACCTCATGA